The sequence TTATATTAAATATTATAATATGTTAGTACTTGGTTTAAACCAATTGTATTATTTATAAAATACCGAAATTTACCAATTTATCCATTCAGTAAAGGGGCGTAGATGAGGAATTAACATTTTTTCCCATTAATGAATATAGCATAATACAACATTAATTCAATGATGAAATACTATATAACATATAGAACATAATGAATCAAGCCTGTAATTTAATATTACAGGCTTTTAAGTATAAATCAATAATCATTAACTCAAGCTAAATTTTTAGAAAAAAAGCGGCTAAAAACAAAAATTATTGATGAATAAAAATTTAAAATACATCCTAGTTTTAACAAATTTTTCTATTTATTAATGATACAATATAATTAAATAAAACCAATGTGATAGAAATAGGAGGTTAGATTATGACTTTATCAAGATTTGTGAAATATCAAAATTCTGGTGTGCGATATATATGTATGCCTGAAAGAGTTAATAGACATGATATATGTGGTCCAGAAATACTAATGTATCATCTTCCTTAAGACAGAATAGTTTAAATGTAAAGATAAATAAAGCTTGTAGTAAAGTAGTACAGGCTTTATTTAAAACAAATGGCAAACTATAAATTTTTAAACGAAAGGAGAACAATATGTATCCACATTTAAAAGAGAGTTTAAAAGTTCATTATATAGATAATTATGGTATTGTTATTGGAGGGAAAAATAAGTATTTAAGTGATATAGATGTATATATTTTGGACAAGTTAGATGGAGAAAAATCAATAGATAATGTTATTAATGATATTGTTTTGGAATTAGGATCAGATGATAGAAATCAAATATCAGATATTATGAATCAGTTTTTAGAAAATAATAAATCAATATTAACATTTAATGACAAGCCCTCAAAGTATACAATGAAGCATACAGGAGAAAAAAACAAAAAGTATCCATACTATATTATTTTCAGTATAACAAATAGTTGTAATTTGACATGTAAGCATTGTTTTAAAAGCTGTAATATTTCAAACAAAGATTTTATACCATACGAAAGGTTGATGAGTACATTAAAATGCTTAGCCGGTAAAACTCCAGGTATACAATTAACTGGGGGAGAACCAATGCTACATAATAGATTTTTAGATATTTTAAGATATAGTAAAGAAAATTTTGATGTAAATATAACAACATCAGCAACATTAATAAATGAAAAAAATGCACACGAATTCAAGGGTGTAAGTGGTGTACAAATATCATTGTATTCACATAAAGAGGATGAGCATGAATATGTTACAAGTACTAAAGATTCTTATAATAAAACAATAAACGGTATAAAAGAATTGGTTAAAAATGATGTAAATGTGTCAATAGCAATGATAGCAACCAAGAACAAAATTGATGAAATAGAGGAAATGGCTAAATTTCTAATCAGTATTGGTGTTAAGAAATTAACTGTTGGAGCATTTAGTAAATGTGGTAGAGGTCTTAATTTAGATGATAGTTGGTTATTAAGTAAAGAAGATCACATAGTTGTTGAAAATAAGCTTAAAGAACTAAATAGCAAATATAAAGGTGAAATTGATATAACAAAATGGGAAGATAGTAGTAGTGAATTAAAAATAGAAAAACAAGACAAAGAAGAATTTATTGAAGAAGAAGTTAAAGAAGAAAGGTTCAATTGTGGTGCTGGAACATCAAGTTGGTCTATATCAGAAAAAGGTAATATTAAACCTTGTGATTTCTTTCCTGAGGAGTTATTTAGTTATGGAAATATAATTGATAATGATATAGATGATATAGTTGCAAATTATAAATTATATGGATTAAAGAATAAAGTAGAGCAGTGGAATAAGCAGCTGGAGAATAAGAACAGCTCTGTTTCTAATGTGTGTAAAATGATTGAAGAGTTTAGAATAAGAAATACAGAGGTTACAGCATAATATTAGATTAAAAAAAAAATATATATATTTATTTCAATTTTAGTAAAAAAATATATTGAAAAGGAGGGTTAGTATATGACACTAGCAAGATTTGTAAAGTATGAAAATGCACAAGATGATGTTA comes from Abyssisolibacter fermentans and encodes:
- a CDS encoding radical SAM/SPASM domain-containing protein, whose translation is MYPHLKESLKVHYIDNYGIVIGGKNKYLSDIDVYILDKLDGEKSIDNVINDIVLELGSDDRNQISDIMNQFLENNKSILTFNDKPSKYTMKHTGEKNKKYPYYIIFSITNSCNLTCKHCFKSCNISNKDFIPYERLMSTLKCLAGKTPGIQLTGGEPMLHNRFLDILRYSKENFDVNITTSATLINEKNAHEFKGVSGVQISLYSHKEDEHEYVTSTKDSYNKTINGIKELVKNDVNVSIAMIATKNKIDEIEEMAKFLISIGVKKLTVGAFSKCGRGLNLDDSWLLSKEDHIVVENKLKELNSKYKGEIDITKWEDSSSELKIEKQDKEEFIEEEVKEERFNCGAGTSSWSISEKGNIKPCDFFPEELFSYGNIIDNDIDDIVANYKLYGLKNKVEQWNKQLENKNSSVSNVCKMIEEFRIRNTEVTA